CAACTCCCCGGTTTCGTCCAGCTGAAGTGACTACAGTACACAGTAGTCAACGATAGGTAGATACCGTAacagctttttttgtttttttttactatttacAATCGAAAACAACCGCTCTGTACATAGTCACAATCGTGTTAATTGCACAGTAATGACTTCGAACACAGCTGGAGAACAGAGAAAACAGTCGGAGAGTCAGCAATCGCGGCCACTTTTAGCACAGATGCCGTAAACAAGAACACAGTGAAGTTTACCACGACAGTGGAAGCAGAATTTGAAACAACCAGTCTTTGCTTCCCACAGGAGAAAACAGTCCTAGATAACAACTTTTGGCTTCTTTTTTCTATCTAACGCGACTTTATTCCAAGTCTTCCTCGTCTTCTGAGCTGGTAATCATCATTTCCATATCAGATGACCTGTATCCTCTCACACGCACGTGCTTCTTAGGCCTGTCCGGTCTCTTGGGCTTTCCCGGCATGCCCTGCTGAGCTGCTGCTGCTCCCTGCTTTGCCATTGACTGGGCAGTCTTATTGCCCTCCATAAACGACGTCTGTTGGAGATGGTTGCTCACATTTGGTTGATTGTCTTGCGCAATGCCATCTTGTAGTTTGTACGTCTGATATTCTTTCGCTGGTGGGTCTTGCATGAGAATGTTGGCCTCGCTTTCAAACGGCTTGTAATCATAAATGTGTCGCAGCATGATTAGCAGAGGACAGTACATCAGGTTCGAGATGGCTATGAAAATGTTCAAAGCGGTGAAACCTACCGTCTCCACGATACCACCAGCTATGATCGGTCCGACAGCGTAAGCAAGCGAGTAAGATATGTCAGCAATGGCGTAGATAGAACCGTACACGGACACATAGCGAACGTCGACCAGATATCCTAGAGTTGGAAGCAAAGACGTGTCAACCTGAGCGATGCCGAAGCAAATCGTGGACAAGGGAAGGATCAGAACCCAGTAAGACCGAGCGAATGGTACGATGAAACTGCTGACGCCTTCCAACGCCAGCCCCATACAAGCCATGGCCCACTGATACTGCGGGTATTGCCTTGCCATCCGCACCGTGAGATATACTCCCGCTACGTGGGGAAAGAACGCAGGCAACCAAATGAGGCCAATCCGCCATTCGTCAACATTCATGGTGTCCTTCATCCAGATGGAAATCGTAGGTTCGAGAAACGCGAGCGAGACATTGGACATAACGAGGGCTCCAGCGCAGCATGCAATGTAGGGATCGATAAGGAGTCGCCATATCGGAGTTCCTTTCGGCCGTTCCACTCCAAGTTCCCTCATCTGCTGCTTGATTGGTCGCATGACGAACAATAACAAGACGCCGTCGATAAGACATACAAGGGAGAGTATGATGAACGGAACTTCTTTTCCTGCAAACTCGTACAGTAACCCGCCGAAGGGTGGCGCCACTAGACATCCGAAAGAAATGAACGCTAGTGCGATGCCGAGGGCTTTGCTGCGTTCAGCTTCTTCCGTGAACCGATCAGCGATCATGGCGAGTCCCGACGTGTCCGCAAAGGCTGATCCCACGCCTTGAAGACTCCTCGCGAAGAAGAGCACGCCGTAACTTGTACCACAGGCGAAGATCGCCGTCGAGAGGAACATGACGCACAGACCGAACATCATGGGCAGGTCGTACCCGATTCGGTCAATCAGAGCACCGGAGAAAGGATTTATGAACAGTTGAATGATAGCCTTTGAAGCGAAGAGAACGCCTACAGCCGATTCCTCCCCTTCGTAGACCACACGTCCTCCCAGACGCCGCCATTCTGTGCGGTTTGTCCACACACCGTTGACGCTGGTGTTAACCACGTAGGACGACATGTTGCCACCCTCCGTGTGCGTGTACCAGGAGTCGATGCTCCGCAAGTACTGCGGAATGATAGGCACGATCACCATGTACAGCATATTGTCCAACAGCAACGCAACACAAACGATGATAAGAATGAGCCGTCGTTGGCTCTTGGGCTCCTCGATCTTGTCATTGATGCGCCTCCAGATCTGAGACGTGTCCTGGTTGATGATGGGAAGTACCGCCATGGCTGATGTCGCTGCGTCAGCCAGCCAGCCTTGCCACCCTCCAAAGCTCCTTAGGGGGAAAGAAACGGTAGCGTCAGTGAGCGTTTCGCTCGTGGGAACTACGGAGGGCGGCATGGCGGCTGCTGTCTGCGCACTCTAAGACAAAAAGAGGAGGGACTAGTCTTAGTCCTTTATCCGACCATTATCCGACGTTGGTCTGCTACCGAGGAAATGCACCAGCTGGTTCAAGAGCCATCTGCTCGTGCCTTGTAAAGCGGGAATTGTATACAGGTGGGTCTGAGCGAGAATCGTTGCGGTGGGTTTTGTTCCCTGAGCGGAC
This genomic stretch from Ornithodoros turicata isolate Travis chromosome 9, ASM3712646v1, whole genome shotgun sequence harbors:
- the LOC135368512 gene encoding vesicular acetylcholine transporter-like isoform X2, with translation MAVLPIINQDTSQIWRRINDKIEEPKSQRRLILIIVCVALLLDNMLYMVIVPIIPQYLRSIDSWYTHTEGGNMSSYVVNTSVNGVWTNRTEWRRLGGRVVYEGEESAVGVLFASKAIIQLFINPFSGALIDRIGYDLPMMFGLCVMFLSTAIFACGTSYGVLFFARSLQGVGSAFADTSGLAMIADRFTEEAERSKALGIALAFISFGCLVAPPFGGLLYEFAGKEVPFIILSLVCLIDGVLLLFVMRPIKQQMRELGVERPKGTPIWRLLIDPYIACCAGALVMSNVSLAFLEPTISIWMKDTMNVDEWRIGLIWLPAFFPHVAGVYLTVRMARQYPQYQWAMACMGLALEGVSSFIVPFARSYWVLILPLSTICFGIAQVDTSLLPTLGYLVDVRYVSVYGSIYAIADISYSLAYAVGPIIAGGIVETVGFTALNIFIAISNLMYCPLLIMLRHIYDYKPFESEANILMQDPPAKEYQTYKLQDGIAQDNQPNVSNHLQQTSFMEGNKTAQSMAKQGAAAAQQGMPGKPKRPDRPKKHVRVRGYRSSDMEMMITSSEDEEDLE